In the genome of Aureimonas sp. OT7, one region contains:
- a CDS encoding ammonium transporter has translation MALAQDTGVGPAPVETAAAVIDKGDVAWMLISTVLVLFMVLPGLGLFYGGLVRAKNMLSVLMQCVTICAVVMIIYVVYGYSLAFGGSTSPYWGGLGKLFLAGVTVDSTVATFTDGVELPEYVFIAFQMTFACITPALIVGAFAERIKFGAVVLFTILWVTLVYFPIAHMVWDANGLIFNGLHAGGVAALDFAGGTVVHINAGIAGLVGALLVGKRNGLGKDMMAPHSMTLTMVGASILWVGWFGFNAGSNLEATSGAALAMINTFTATAGATVAWILIEALARGKASMLGAVSGIIAGLVAVTPAAGLIGPIGAIVLGAIASAACYFFVAVVKPAAGYDDSLDVFGIHGIGGIVGAIGTGIFVSSSLGGIGYADGVSMGGQVYSQIVAVVITIVYCGIVSAILYKIVDLVIGLRPTLEAEREGLDLTSHGESAYHS, from the coding sequence ATGGCGCTCGCGCAGGATACGGGCGTCGGTCCGGCCCCTGTGGAGACGGCTGCGGCCGTCATCGACAAGGGCGACGTCGCCTGGATGCTCATATCGACCGTGCTGGTGCTGTTCATGGTGCTGCCCGGCCTCGGCCTGTTCTATGGCGGCCTCGTGCGCGCCAAGAACATGCTGTCGGTCCTCATGCAGTGCGTGACGATCTGCGCCGTCGTGATGATCATCTATGTCGTCTACGGATACTCGCTCGCCTTCGGCGGGTCGACCAGCCCGTATTGGGGCGGCCTCGGCAAGCTGTTCCTGGCCGGCGTGACCGTCGACAGCACCGTCGCCACCTTCACCGATGGCGTGGAACTGCCGGAATACGTCTTCATCGCCTTCCAGATGACATTCGCCTGCATCACGCCGGCGCTGATCGTGGGCGCCTTCGCCGAACGCATCAAGTTCGGTGCGGTGGTGCTGTTCACCATCCTGTGGGTGACGCTCGTCTATTTCCCGATCGCCCACATGGTCTGGGATGCCAACGGCCTCATCTTCAACGGCCTGCATGCCGGGGGCGTCGCGGCGCTCGACTTCGCGGGCGGCACGGTGGTGCACATCAATGCCGGTATCGCGGGTCTCGTCGGCGCCCTGCTGGTCGGCAAGCGCAACGGCCTCGGCAAGGACATGATGGCTCCGCACTCGATGACGCTCACCATGGTGGGCGCCTCCATCCTGTGGGTGGGATGGTTCGGCTTCAACGCCGGTTCCAACCTCGAGGCCACCAGCGGCGCGGCCCTGGCCATGATCAACACCTTCACGGCCACGGCCGGCGCCACCGTGGCGTGGATCCTGATCGAGGCCCTCGCGCGCGGCAAGGCATCCATGCTGGGCGCCGTCTCCGGCATCATCGCCGGCCTTGTCGCCGTCACGCCCGCCGCCGGCCTGATCGGCCCCATCGGCGCCATCGTGCTTGGCGCGATCGCTTCGGCTGCCTGCTACTTCTTCGTGGCGGTGGTGAAGCCGGCCGCCGGCTATGACGACAGCCTGGACGTCTTCGGCATCCACGGCATCGGCGGCATCGTCGGCGCCATCGGAACCGGCATCTTCGTCTCGTCGTCGCTGGGCGGCATCGGCTATGCCGACGGCGTCAGCATGGGCGGGCAGGTCTATTCGCAGATCGTCGCCGTGGTCATCACCATCGTCTATTGCGGCATCGTCTCGGCGATCCTGTACAAGATCGTCGACCTGGTGATCGGCCTTCGTCCGACCCTGGAGGCCGAGCGCGAAGGGTTGGACCTCACCTCACACGGCGAATCCGCCTATCACAGCTAG
- a CDS encoding P-II family nitrogen regulator, with the protein MKIVVAIIKPFKLDEVRESLIALGIEGLTVTEVKGYGRQKGHTEIYRGSEYAVSFLPKLKIEVVLPSDAVAAAVDAIAASAKTGQIGDGKIFVYGIDSALRIRTGETDANAL; encoded by the coding sequence ATGAAGATCGTCGTGGCGATCATCAAACCATTCAAGCTCGACGAGGTGCGGGAGTCGCTCATCGCCCTCGGCATCGAAGGGCTCACCGTCACCGAGGTGAAGGGCTATGGCCGGCAGAAAGGCCATACCGAAATCTATCGCGGCAGCGAATATGCCGTGAGCTTCCTGCCGAAACTGAAGATCGAGGTGGTCCTGCCGTCCGACGCGGTGGCAGCGGCCGTCGATGCCATCGCGGCATCGGCCAAGACCGGCCAGATCGGTGACGGGAAGATTTTTGTCTATGGCATCGACAGCGCCCTGCGGATCCGCACGGGCGAAACTGACGCCAACGCGCTGTAA